The Streptomyces vinaceus genome contains the following window.
GAGGCGCGGCCCAGCACCGGGCCGGGCAGGTACTTGACCCGCATCATCACGACGGTGCTCAGGACGGCGCCCTCGCCGAGCGCGCCGAGCGCGACCGCCGCGAGGAACACCTGCCACCACGGGAGCGCGAGGAGCAGCAGCGACAGGCCGCAGGCCGTCATGCCCAGCGTCAGGGAGATCCGCGGGCGGATCCGCTTGCGCTGGGCGACGAGCAGGTTGCCGGCGAGCATGCACGCGTTCATCAGGGTGACGACGGCGCTCACGGAGCGGTCGGAGAGGTGCCAGGTGTGGCCCAGCGAGTAGACGACCAGGGCCTGGAAGCCCGCGCCACAGGTGACGGCGAGCACCACCTGCACGATGAGCATGTCGAGGACGCGGCGGTCCGCGACGATCGCCTTCCAGCCCTCGGAGAGCTTCCAGTTGCGGCCCGCGCCCGGGGCGCCCGGCAGGACGCGGGGCGGGTGCACCCCCATCGCCCAGACGGCGACCGGCGCGAAGAAGGTGGCCAGGTTGAGCCACAGCAGACCCTCGTAGCCCAGGAAGGGCAGGCACAGGGAGAAGACCACGGGGCCGACGAGGGTGGCGGCGAAGAAGAGGCTGTTGAGCGTCCCTCGCGCACGCACCGGGCAGTCGGGGAACATCCCCGGCACTCCGGTCATCCAGCCCGTCCGGTACGCGGCTCCGCCGATCGCGACGAGCAGCGCGCAGACGAAGAGCGCGGTCGTGGTGGGCGCGCCCGCGTGCAGGACGAGGTTCATCACCAGGGCCGCGGCCGCCTGCAGCAGCAGACCCGGTACGACCAGCGCCCGCGGTCCCCACCGGTCGGCCGCCCAGCCCAGGGAGGGTGCGAGGAGCATGCCGAGGGGGACCGCGGCGGCCAGCAGGGTCATGACGGCGAGCGAGCCGGTCAGCCGGTAGGCGAGCAGCGGCAACGCCGTGGCGTACATCGCCTCGCCGATGTTGTTGAGGGCGTTTCCCGCGGCGAACACGGTGAACCGCGGGTTCTGGAAGGGCGAGGGTTCGACCACCGCATCCGAACCGGGGCCGGGTCCGGCCTTGGGCGTGGTGGCCGCGGGAGGGCTCATCGTGCGCCGGCGTTCGGGTAGTCGCCGGTGGAGGCGGGCAGCCACAGGTCGCGCACGGCGGTCAGGACGCTGTCCTCGCGCTCGCGGTCCAGCCGGTAGAGCCGGAGGAATCCGCCCCGGCCGCCGATGACGACGTACGCGGTGCCGTCCTGGCCGCGCAGCAGGGCCATGCCCTTGGGGAAGTCGGGCAGATCCTCGTGGAGCCCGAGGAGTTCACCGGTTGCGTGGTCGTACGCCGCGACCTGGAGGCCGTACGTGATCGCGACGAGGACGCCGTCGGCGATGACGCAGTTCTCACTGGTGTTGTCGAGCAGTTCGGTGAAGCGCTGGTCGAGTTGGGGCTCACCGACCTTGAACTCCTTGATGCCGCCGCCACCGGTGGCGCGTACCCGGTCGCCGTCGGTCAGGAGGCGCTTGGGGTAGCCGCCGAGTCCGGTGGTCCAGGTGGCCTCGCCGTCCGCGGAGTAGGCGGTCATCACCCCGTTGCGGGTGGCGATGAGCCGGCTGCCGTCCTCCAGGTAGGCGCTCGCCCAGGCGCTGGCGGGCAGGTCGTCGATCCGGGACAGCTCTACACCGGTCGCGGCGTCGAGCTCGATCGCGCCGGCGTTGCAGGCGACGAGCAGCCGGCCGCCGTCGGGGGACCGGCTGAGCGTGTGCGAGACGGCGGGCATCCGCCGCTCCCACAGCACCTGGCCGGCGGCGGAGACGCGGCGTACGGTCCCCGGCCAGAAGACTCCCGCCCAGCCGTCGTCGAGGGTGACGAGGCGGCGGGTGAAGCCGAGGCCCGAGAACTCCTGTCCGGTCAGGACGAGCGCCGGGTGGCCCGGGACCTGTTCGACCAGGCGCAGTACGGCGGTGCCGTCGTCGGTGGCCGCCAGCAGGGCGCGGTCGTCACCCGGGACGGGCTGGAGGTCCCACACGCACTGGCGCTCGTAGCCGAGCCGGGTGCGTACGGCGCCGTCCGCCGTCAGCGCGGTCACCTCGCCGTCCTGGGTGAGGGTGTAGACGTCTCCGTACTCGTCGACGGTGATGTCGATGATCTGGTGGCTGAAGCCGCCGACCCGCTTGGCCACGCGCAGTTCGGGGTCGGTGTTGTCGAAGATCAGCAGCTCGCCGTCGAAGCCGCCGGTGTACGCGGTGGAGAAGTCGGGCGAGAAGACGAGGCCTTCGACGTCGTTGCGCGCGTAGTCGAAGCGTTCGCCGACGGTGCCGTCGAGACCGACCGTGATCACGCCGTTGGCGATGTTGCGGGTCTCCCCCAGGCCGGCGTCGCCGAGGGCCCACAGGCGGTTGTGGCGGGCGTCGTAGACGACCCGGTGGACGTTGGACGTGTCGACCTGGACGACCGTCGGGAAGGAGAGCTCCGGCAGCGAGCCGAGGTGGATGCGGCCGGAGCGGTCGGAGACGGCGTGCACGCCGGGGGCGTCGGTGCAGAACCATTCGAGCATGTCGTAGCCGTGCGGCCACTCGGTGATCCGCTCGACGGTGAAGGTCTCCAGATCGATGACGACCACCTGGAAGTACCCGTTGTTCGTGTAGAGCTTGCCGTCCCAGACGCCGATGCCGCGGAGCATGGTGGGCGCGGGCTGCTCGCCTTCGAGGAGCAGCGAGGCGTCGGCGGTCGCGGCGGCGTCGAGGCGGTCGGAGAGCCGCAGGGTGTCGGCGTGCCAGCGGGAGATCGTGCCCGTCTTGTCGCGCGTGACGATCCAGTCGTCGACGAAGGTGACGGCGTAGATCGGGTCGCCGGCCGGGTCCTGCGCCGGGGCGGAGGAGTTGGACGAACGCAGCACGTTGAGATCGCGGTCGAGCCAGTGCAGACCGCCGCGGGCGTCCGCGCCCAGGAGGCCCCGGCCGGGACTGTTCACGATGCGGGTCAGGCGCTCCAGGTTCGCCATGGAAATACCCCCTGTTTTCGTTGGGTGGGCTGGATGGGACAGCCCCCGGGGAAAGCCGTCGGCTTTCCCCGGGAGACAGGTGCCCGAGGGGGTTCACCCCTCAGCTGTAATGCGGATTCCGCATCAGATGTCGTGACGGACGACACGGCGAATGATCTTCTTCACGCACATCACCTCCTCCGGCACGGGGAATTTCGGGATCGATCCCGTCCGGGACGGTAATCAGATCTCGTTGCGGATGACGCGACGCACGATGCTCTTGGTCATGGAAGTCACCTCTCTCCTGGCTTCGCCGATATACGGGGGAAGTGATCGATCCGGCCTGGCAGGGCTCAGATCTTGTTGTTGACGACACGACGGACGACGTTCTTCTTCATGGAATTCACCTCCTTCCGCGGGCGGGTACGAGGGCCGGCCGCCCGCCTAGGCCGCGAGAGGGACCCGGTGGCCTCGTACGGCGGTGATGGTGGCGTCGACGAGGCCTT
Protein-coding sequences here:
- a CDS encoding PQQ-binding-like beta-propeller repeat protein; its protein translation is MANLERLTRIVNSPGRGLLGADARGGLHWLDRDLNVLRSSNSSAPAQDPAGDPIYAVTFVDDWIVTRDKTGTISRWHADTLRLSDRLDAAATADASLLLEGEQPAPTMLRGIGVWDGKLYTNNGYFQVVVIDLETFTVERITEWPHGYDMLEWFCTDAPGVHAVSDRSGRIHLGSLPELSFPTVVQVDTSNVHRVVYDARHNRLWALGDAGLGETRNIANGVITVGLDGTVGERFDYARNDVEGLVFSPDFSTAYTGGFDGELLIFDNTDPELRVAKRVGGFSHQIIDITVDEYGDVYTLTQDGEVTALTADGAVRTRLGYERQCVWDLQPVPGDDRALLAATDDGTAVLRLVEQVPGHPALVLTGQEFSGLGFTRRLVTLDDGWAGVFWPGTVRRVSAAGQVLWERRMPAVSHTLSRSPDGGRLLVACNAGAIELDAATGVELSRIDDLPASAWASAYLEDGSRLIATRNGVMTAYSADGEATWTTGLGGYPKRLLTDGDRVRATGGGGIKEFKVGEPQLDQRFTELLDNTSENCVIADGVLVAITYGLQVAAYDHATGELLGLHEDLPDFPKGMALLRGQDGTAYVVIGGRGGFLRLYRLDREREDSVLTAVRDLWLPASTGDYPNAGAR
- a CDS encoding MFS transporter, producing the protein MSPPAATTPKAGPGPGSDAVVEPSPFQNPRFTVFAAGNALNNIGEAMYATALPLLAYRLTGSLAVMTLLAAAVPLGMLLAPSLGWAADRWGPRALVVPGLLLQAAAALVMNLVLHAGAPTTTALFVCALLVAIGGAAYRTGWMTGVPGMFPDCPVRARGTLNSLFFAATLVGPVVFSLCLPFLGYEGLLWLNLATFFAPVAVWAMGVHPPRVLPGAPGAGRNWKLSEGWKAIVADRRVLDMLIVQVVLAVTCGAGFQALVVYSLGHTWHLSDRSVSAVVTLMNACMLAGNLLVAQRKRIRPRISLTLGMTACGLSLLLLALPWWQVFLAAVALGALGEGAVLSTVVMMRVKYLPGPVLGRASGLMWLITGGAALLSPAVTPALTETVGARGTFLVLGLGACSALWYLRRGRTDWARPSAPVAPASNVQEEPPCKK